One Benincasa hispida cultivar B227 chromosome 5, ASM972705v1, whole genome shotgun sequence genomic window carries:
- the LOC120078785 gene encoding dolichyl-diphosphooligosaccharide--protein glycosyltransferase subunit 4A, which produces MFDDQDLGFFANFLGIFIFILVIAFHYVMADPKYEGN; this is translated from the coding sequence ATGTTTGACGATCAAGATCTTGGCTTCTTTGCAAATTTTCTTGggatctttatatttatattggTAATAGCATTTCACTATGTGATGGCCGATCCAAAATATGAAGGCAACTAA